Within Vicia villosa cultivar HV-30 ecotype Madison, WI linkage group LG1, Vvil1.0, whole genome shotgun sequence, the genomic segment TGAACCAACACTTAATACTACACAAGGTGTTCATATACTAAAATCGGTGCAGGTAATTATAGTtatttatatatacataaatgagttatatttcaatttcaattttaatttttttatttgttgtagACAAATCAAGAGGTTCTAAATTGTGACGAAGAAATCAAACCTAAAGTAGGACAACTTTTTGATTCACTTGAAGATGGTgaaattttttacaaaaaatatgcACACACTGTTGGATTTAGTGTGCGTTGCTCatcagaaaataaaaataaagatggtGTTGTACGTTGGAAGTATTTTGTTTGCTCAAAAGAGGGTTACAACCCAAATGTATCAAAAGACAAAGAAGTGACTGAATCAGGAGTTAAACTCAAGAGGAGAAGTCTTACTAGAGAAGGATGTGAGGCAAAAGTTGCTTTCAAACTATTAGAGGGAGGTAAGTATGAGCTAACTCGATTTCAAGAAAGTCATACTCATGTACTTGCCTCTCCTAAAAAGAGACAATTTCTTAGATCGGCAAGAAAAGTGAATCATATTCATAAGAGTATAATGTATGCAAATAGTAGAGCAAATATTGGTCCTTCAAAAACATACCACTTGTTGAAGGAACAACTAGGTGGTTATGAAAATATTGGGTGCACACAGAGAGATCTACAAAATTGTTTTAGAGATTTAAAGACCTTAATTAAAGATTCGGATGCATATGTCTTCATTGATAACTTTAAAAGGAAGCAAGAAATGAATCCATCATTTTATTTTGCATATGAGGTTGATGTTGAAGATCGGTTGAAATATGTTTTCTGGGCAGATGGAATTTGTAGAAAAAATTACTCCTTATTTGGAGATGTGATGTCGTTCGACACTACAtatgaaacaaataaatattCCATGATATTTGCACCATTTACTGGAGTGAACCATCATAGGCAATCTGTTACTTTTGGAGCTGCCTTCTTAGCAAATGAGAAAGCTGATTCATTCATTTGGTTATTTGAAAAGTTTTTGGAAGCTATGCGAGGAAATAAACCAAATCTTATAATAACAGATCAAGACCCTGCCATGAAAATCGCAATTGAAAAGGTCTTTGATTCTTCTTCACATAGGTTTTGTATGTGGCATATCATGAAAAAAGTTTCTGAAAAGGTGGGTGTTTCCTTGAATTCCAATGATGATTTCAACAATAAATTTAAGTCATGTGTTTGGGGATCAGATACTCCCGACAAATTTGAAGCAACGTGGAAATCCATCATGATTGAGTTTGGATTGGAAAAGAATGAATGGCTTTCACACATGTATAATATTCGAAATATGTGGATCCCAGCTTACTTCAGAGATATATTTTTGGGTGGCATATTGAGAACAACCTCAAGATCAGAAAGTGAAAATTCCTTCTACGGTAACTTTTTAAATCCTACTATTGGTTTggttgaattttggatgagatttgAGTCTGCTATAGAAGCTCAAAGACATAAAGAGTTACTTGCTGATAATACTTCACTTCACTCTTTaccaatattaaaattaaatcgtGGACTAGAGAGGCATGGTAGAGATATTTACACTCGTGAAaacttttatatatttcaaaatgaattatggattggatgTATAGACTGCGGGGTAGAAAATATAAACCAAAAAGATGGTGTGGATGTATTGCATATAGTTGATAATAGTGAAACAAATGGTAAAGTAAGCGAGTCTTTTATTGGTTTTGATATTCCTAAAGAAGTGAAAATTCATCCACCACAAATTTCAAAGACAAAAGGAAGTGGTAAACGAATTAAAGGAGGAAAAGAAAAGGCTattgaacaacaacaaaaaagatcCAGGCTTTGTAAAGCATGTGGCCAATATGCATATCATGATACTCGTAATTGTCCTACGAAATCATCTGCCTAAGATAGAACTCTTAGTCTTGTTTTTGAGTTTGAAAGAATTGCTTTTTCTTTTCTTGCTATCTGTtggaattatttatttataaggaTCTATTTTGTTTTATAGATAATTCAATTTAGAACATAAAGCAATTTTATTTAAGTTTAAatttgttgttttatttgatttctaGTTTGAAAATCATCCTTCTTTTTTAATATGTTAATTTTATAAGCCACATCTTATACGCAAACTCAAGTTCTTGGAATTTTTAAAGAATTTATGGCTCATAGAATGaaaaagtatatatatttatgtacataataataatactgcttatacaaaaaaaagaaaaaactaactTTGTGCTCAGACTTCATTCATTTGTACAATAAATAAGAATAAGTACATTATACATTGAGATAACTAGTCAAAGTACAATATCTATATGAAGAGAAATTGTCTAGATTGATTTTGTTTCAATGTTTGAACTTGATCCTCTTTTTTTGCTTCAGTGTTTGATTTTGCCACTCATTTTTGCCCCATTGCTTGGTCTTGCTTTGTTATTTCTAGTTTGTTCTCTACCTGTCATTGTAGTAAACTTGTCATTATGTATTAAACAATGCAATTTAATAACACTTGTAATCTGAATTAGTTACAGTAAATGCAATATAAACTAGTTCAATTTTATCCTATAAAATAATCATAGCATAACACTATTTGTAAATCCAGTTACAGTATCCTAATTAATATTTGATCACCTCATTGAGAGGTAAATGAATCATAAACCAACACAAATAAATGGATGCAGCAAACTGAAATTTAAATATCTAGCAAACAAGcaaagaaaatgatgaaatatcaaGATCATATGAATAAATTAACGGGAAAAAATAAATGCATGAAAAGGTTATAATTAGACACATGAAATCAGTAAACAAAATTCAAATAGGGAGAGACATACTACTAGAAGTTTAAAACTTTAGTATCAATTTAAAAATTAAGAGAAAGATCTACAGAGGCATAATATTTCCACGAGACATCAAGGCACTTGACATTTTAACAAACACTTGGAGGGCATAATTTAGTTCTTCAAATAATTATGGTAAACAAGATGTAGAAACAACTAATTCTCCAAACAATTAActagaaaacaaatattttacctATTCGTGAATCTAGAGCTGGTATTTTCGATATGTATGCTGAAATTGTTATTTTGTGAATCGATGAACAACAATCTTTCAAAATAAGCATTGTCGATATTCTTTACCATTGATTTAAGTTGTAAAACTGGATCGGCGATGATTTTATTCATATCTTGAGATTTCTTCTTGACATCATCAAAGAATCAGAAAAATAAAGTCGAATTGGTGAGAAATACGTATTCGGACCGGTTGAGTTTGGGGCGTAGCCATCAAGATGCAATTGAAGATATTCCTATTCGAGTTCTTCTGGTTGTGCCCTTTGCTGCAAGATGTTGAGCCACTTTGTTGAAGAATTGTAAGTTGCTTACGGTGGGTTGCCCCATTGAGATAAAGCTTTAAAAATCATTACACTCTCTTACCTCTCCATTGAAATAGAAGCCATTGTACCGATGAGAGAAAATCGGCAACGGATTACGGATTACAAACACTTCATAAGAAATAAGAAAAAGTAACAAATTTAATACATTAATAGAatgaaaagtataaaaaaaatagttgaaaAGATCACGTGAATACCTTTTCTTCTCTGTCAATGAATAGTAGAAAACTTTGAGATAGTACTCATTATTAAAAGATGGCGGCAGTATATGATAGGTTGAAGACAAACACAGtgtaattttagaaaataaaataatttttcggTAAGGAAAGATTACCGTGTTCTTGAATTAGAATTTTAAAATCTGAATCGTTAATTATATCTTGCGGTTGATATTTgtagttctcatttctcacaaaagttatcagttctcaccggatacgctccctatatataggagcgtatccggtgagaactgataacttttgtgagaaatgagaactacAAATATCAACCGCAAGATATAATTAACGATTCAGATTTTAAAATTCTAATTCAAGAACACGGTAATCTTTCCTTAccgaaaaattattttattttctaaaattacaCTGTGTAATAAATTGAGTCTCCCTTTAagcttagagcatctccaatggtgcaacccatttttgggttctttatgggtcccactagccacatcatcttaaaataatttttataatttttattttaattgtataattctaaaaagttattattgggcccacaactttacctcataaactaatttgattgggtagcacaattttttcatagttgcattgcaatgcaatggtactatgatgtggcatgtctaggtagagaacttattagaaggaactaccattggagatggtcttataGGGTTTTATACTTTGTCTTCAACCTATCATATACTGCCGCCATCTTTTAATAATGAGTACTATCTCAAAGTTTTCTACTATTCATTGACAGAGAAGAAAAGGTATTCACGTGATCTTTTCAActatttttttatacttttcaTTCTATTAATGTATTAAATTAATTACTTTTTCTTATTTCTTATGAAGTGTTTGTAATCCGTAATCCGTTGCCGATTTTCTCTCATCGGTACAATGGCTTCTATTTCAATGGAGAGGTAAGAGAGTGTAATGATTTTTAAACCTTTATCTCAattttgttttgagttttatattttattttatctttaaagtattatttgttttattttttatttaaatttaaaattataatacatGTATTTTATTCTTTTTGAATTAAAGTTTGGGGTCGAGCGAAGATGATGAACCAACACTTAATACTACACAAGGTGTTCATATACTAAAATCGGTGCAGGTAATTATAGTtatttatatatacataaatgagttatatttcaatttcaattttaatttttttatttgttgtagACAAATCAAGAGGTTCTAAATTGTGACGAAGAAATCAAACCTAAAGTAGGACAACTTTTTGATTCACTTGAAGATGGTgaaattttttacaaaaaatatgcACACACTGTTGGATTTAGTGTGCGTTGCTCatcagaaaataaaaataaagatggtGTTGTACGTTGGAAGTATTTTGTTTGCTCAAAAGAGGGTTACAACCCAAATGTATCAAAAGACAAAGAAGTGACTGAATCAGGAGTTAAACTCAAGAGGAGAAGTCTTACTAGAGAAGGATGTGAGGCAAAAGTTGCTTTCAAACTATTAGAGGGAGGTAAGTATGAGCTAACTCGATTTCAAGAAAGTCATACTCATGTACTTGCCTCTCCTAAAAAGAGACAATTTCTTAGATCGGCAAGAAAAGTGAATCATATTCATAAGAGTATAATGTATGCAAATAGTAGAGCAAATATTGGTCCTTCAAAAACATACCACTTGTTGAAGGAACAACTAGGTGGTTATGAAAATATTGGGTGCACACAGAGAGATCTACAAAATTGTTTTAGAGATTTAAAGACCTTAATTAAAGATTCGGATGCATATGTCTTCATTGATAACTTTAAAAGGAAGCAAGAAATGAATCCATCATTTTATTTTGCATATGAGGTTGATGTTGAAGATCGGTTGAAATATGTTTTCTGGGCAGATGGAATTTGTAGAAAAAATTACTCCTTATTTGGAGATGTGATGTCGTTCGACACTACAtatgaaacaaataaatattCCATGATATTTGCACCATTTACTGGAGTGAACCATCATAGGCAATCTGTTACTTTTGGAGCTGCCTTCTTAGCAAATGAGAAAGCTGATTCATTCATTTGGTTATTTGAAAAGTTTTTGGAAGCTATGCGAGGAAATAAACCAAATCTTATAATAACAGATCAAGACCCTGCCATGAAAATCGCAATTGAAAAGGTCTTTGATTCTTCTTCACATAGGTTTTGTATGTGGCATATCATGAAAAAAGTTTCTGAAAAGGTGGGTGTTTCCTTGAATTCCAATGATGATTTCAACAATAAATTTAAGTCATGTGTTTGGGGATCAGATACTCCCGACAAATTTGAAGCAACGTGGAAATCCATCATGATTGAGTTTGGATTGGAAAAGAATGAATGGCTTTCACACATGTATAATATTCGAAATATGTGGATCCCAGCTTACTTCAGAGATATATTTTTGGGTGGCATATTGAGAACAACCTCAAGATCAGAAAGTGAAAATTCCTTCTACGGTAACTTTTTAAATCCTACTATTGGTTTggttgaattttggatgagatttgAGTCTGCTATAGAAGCTCAAAGACATAAAGAGTTACTTGCTGATAATACTTCACTTCACTCTTTaccaatattaaaattaaatcgtGGACTAGAGAGGCATGGTAGAGATATTTACACTCGTGAAaacttttatatatttcaaaatgaattatggattggatgTATAGACTGCGGAGTAGAAAATATAAACCAAAAAGATGGTGTGGATGTATTGCATATAGTTGATAATAGTGAAACAAATGGTAAAGTAAGCGAGTCTTTTATTGGTTTTGATATTCCTAAAGAAGTGAAAATTCATCCACCACAAATTTCAAAGACAAAAGGAAGTGGTAAACGAATTAAAGGAGGAAAAGAAAAGGCTattgaacaacaacaaaaaagatcCAGGCTTTGTAAAGCATGTGGCCAATATGCATATCATGATACTCGTAATTGTCCTACGAAATCATCTGCCTAAGATAGAACTCTTAGTCTTGTTTTTGAGTTTGAAAGAATTGCTTTTTCTTTTCTTGCTATCTGTtggaattatttatttataaggaTCTATTTTGTTTTATAGATAATTCAATTTAGAACATAAAGCAATTTTATTTAAGTTTAAatttgttgttttatttgatttctaGTTTGAAAATCATCCTTCTTTTTTAATATGTTAATTTTATAAGCCACATCTTATACGCAAACTCAAGTTCTTGGAATTTTTAAAGAATTTATGGCTCATAGAATGaaaaagtatatatatttatgtacataataataatactgcttatacaaaaaaaagaaaaaactaactTTGTGCTCAGACTTCATTCATTTGTACAATAAATAAGAATAAGTACATTATACATTGAGATAACTAGTCAAAGTACAATATCTATATGAAGAGAAATTGTCTAGATTGATTTTGTTTCAATGTTTGAACTTGATCCTCTTTTTTTGCTTCAGTGTTTGATTTTGCCACTCATTTTTGCCCCATTGCTTGGTCTTGCTTTGTTATTTCTAGTTTGTTCTCTACCTGTCATTGTAGTAAACTTGTCATTATGTATTAAACAATGCAATTTAATAACACTTGTAATCTGAATTAGTTACAGTAAATGCAATATAAACTAGTTCAATTTTATCCTATAAAATAATCATAGCATAACACTATTTGTAAATCCAGTTACAGTATCCTAATTAATATTTGATCACCTCATTGAGAGGTAAATGAATCATAAACCAACACAAATAAATGGATGCAGCAAACTGAAATTTAAATATCTAGCAAACAAGcaaagaaaatgatgaaatatcaaGATCATATGAATAAATTAACGGGAAAAAATAAATGCATGAAAAGGTTATAATTAGACACATGAAATCAGTAAACAAAATTCAAATAGGGAGAGACATACTACTAGAAGTTTAAAACTTTAGTATCAATTTAAAAATTAAGAGAAAGATCTACAGAGGCATAATATTTCCACGAGACATCAAGGCACTTGACATTTTAACAAACACTTGGAGGGCATAATTTAGTTCTTCAAATAATTATGGTAAACAAGATGTAGAAACAACTAATTCTCCAAACAATTAActagaaaacaaatattttacctATTCGTGAATCTAGAGCTGGTATTTTCGATATGTATGCTGAAATTGTTATTTTGTGAATCGATGAACAACAATCTTTCAAAATAAGCATTGTCGATATTCTTTACCATTGATTTAAGTTGTAAAACTGGATCGGCGATGATTTTATTCATATCTTGAGATTTCTTCTTGACATCATCAAAGAATCAGAAAAATAAAGTCGAATTGGTGAGAAATACGTATTCGGACCGGTTGAGTTTGGGGCGTAGCCATCAAGATGCAATTGAAGATATTCCTATTCGAGTTCTTCTGGTTGTGCCCTTTGCTGCAAGATGTTGAGCCACTTTGTTGAAGAATTGTAAGTTGCTTACGGTGGGTTGCCCCATTGAGATAAAGCTTTAAAAATCATTACACTCTCTTACCTCTCCATTGAAATAGAAGCCATTGTACCGATGAGAGAAAATCGGCAACGGATTACGGATTACAAACACTTCATAAGAAATAAGAAAAAGTAACAAATTTAATACATTAATAGAAtgaaaagtataaaaaaatagTTGAAAAGATCACGTGAATACCTTTTCTTCTCTGTCAATGAATAGTAGAAAACTTTGAGATAGTACTCATTATTAAAAGATGGCGGCAGTATATGATAGGTTGAAGACAAACACAGtgtaattttagaaaataaaataatttttcggTAAGGAAAGATTACCGTGTTCTTGAATTAGAATTTTAAAATCTGAATCGTTAATTATATCTTGCGGTTGATATTTgtagttctcatttctcacaaaagttatcagttctcaccggatacgctccctatatataggagcgtatccggtgagaactgataacttttgtgagaaatgagaactacAAATATCAACCGCAAGATATAATTAACGATTCAGATTTTAAAATTCTAATTCAAGAACACGGTAATCTTTCCTTAccgaaaaattattttattttctaaaattacaCTGTGTAATAAATTGAGTCTCCCTTTAagcttagagcatctccaatggtgcaacccatttttgggttctttatgggtcccactagccacatcatcttaaaataatttttataatttttattttaattgtataattctaaaaagttattattgggcccacaactttacctcataaactaatttgattgggtagcacaattttttcatagttgcattgcaatgcaatggtactatgatgtggcatgtctaggtagagaacttattagaaggaactaccattggagatggtcttataGGGTTTTATACTTTGTCTTCAACCTATCATATACTGCCGCCATCTTTTAATAATGAGTACTATCTCAAAGTTTTCTACTATTCATTGACAGAGAAGAAAAGGTATTCACGTGATCTTTTCAActatttttttatacttttcaTTCTATTAATGTATTAAATTAATTACTTTTTCTTATTTCTTATGAAGTGTTTGTAATCCGTAATCCGTTGCCGATTTTCTCTCATCGGTACAATGGCTTCTATTTCAATGGAGAGGTAAGAGAGTGTAATGATTTTTAAACCTTTATCTCAattttgttttgagttttatattttattttatctttaaagtattatttgttttattttttatttaaatttaaaattataatacatGTATTTTATTCTTTTTGAATTAAAGTTTGGGGTCGAGCGAAGATGATGAACCAACACTTAATACTACACAAGGTGTTCATATACTAAAATCGGTGCAGGTAATTATAGTtatttatatatacataaatgagttatatttcaatttcaattttaatttttttatttgttgtagACAAATCAAGAGGTTCTAAATTGTGACGAAGAAATCAAACCTAAAGTAGGACAACTTTTTGATTCACTTGAAGATGGTgaaattttttacaaaaaatatgcACACACTGTTGGATTTAGTGTGCGTTGCTCatcagaaaataaaaataaagatggtGTTGTACGTTGGAAGTATTTTGTTTGCTCAAAAGAGGGTTACAACCCAAATGTATCAAAAGACAAAGAAGTGACTGAATCAGGAGTTAAACTCAAGAGGAGAAGTCTTACTAGAGAAGGATGTGAGGCAAAAGTTGCTTTCAAACTATTAGAGGGAGGTAAGTATGAGCTAACTCGATTTCAAGAAAGTCATACTCATGTACTTGCCTCTCCTAAAAAGAGACAATTTCTTAGATCGGCAAGAAAAGTGAATCATATTCATAAGAGTATAATGTATGCAAATAGTAGAGCAAATATTGGTCCTTCAAAAACATACCACTTGTTGAAGGAACAACTAGGTGGTTATGAAAATATTGGGTGCACACAGAGAGATCTACAAAATTGTTTTAGAGATTTAAAGACCTTAATTAAAGATTCGGATGCATATGTCTTCATTGATAACTTTAAAAGGAAGCAAGAAATGAATCCATCATTTTATTTTGCATATGAGGTTGATGTTGAAGATCGGTTGAAATATGTTTTCTGGGCAGATGGAATTTGTAGAAAAAATTACTCCTTATTTGGAGATGTGATGTCGTTCGACACTACAtatgaaacaaataaatattCCATGATATTTGCACCATTTACTGGAGTGAACCATCATAGGCAATCTGTTACTTTTGGAGCTGCCTTCTTAGCAAATGAGAAAGCTGATTCATTCATTTGGTTATTTGAAAAGTTTTTGGAAGCTATGCGAGGAAATAAACCAAATCTTATAATAACAGATCAAGACCCTGCCATGAAAATCGCAATTGAAAAGGTCTTTGATTCTTCTTCACATAGGTTTTGTATGTGGCATATCATGAAAAAAGTTTCTGAAAAGGTGGGTGTTTCCTTGAATTCCAATGATGATTTCAACAATAAATTTAAGTCATGTGTTTGGGGATCAGATACTCCCGACAAATTTGAAGCAACGTGGAAATCCATCATGATTGAGTTTGGATTGGAAAAGAATGAATGGCTTTCACACATGTATAATATTCGAAATATGTGGATCCCAGCTTACTTCAGAGATATATTTTTGGGTGGCATATTGAGAACAACCTCAAGATCAGAAAGTGAAAATTCCTTCTACGGTAACTTTTTAAATCCTACTATTGGTTTggttgaattttggatgagatttgAGTCTGCTATAGAAGCTCAAAGACATAAAGAGTTACTTGCTGATAATACTTCACTTCACTCTTTaccaatattaaaattaaatcgtGGACTAGAGAGGCATGGTAGAGATATTTACACTCGTGAAaacttttatatatttcaaaatgaattatggattggatgTATAGACTGCGGAGTAGAAAATATAAACCAAAAAGATGGTGTGGATGTATTGCATATAGTTGATAATAGTGAAACAAATGGTAAAGTAAGCGAGTCTTTTATTGGTTTTGATATTCCTAAAGAAGTGAAAATTCATCCACCACAAATTTCAAAGACAAAAGGAAGTGGTAAACGAATTAAAGGAGGAAAAGAAAAGGCTattgaacaacaacaaaaaagatcCAGGCTTTGTAAAGCATGTGGCCAATATGCATATCATGATACTCGTAATTGTCCTACGAAATCATCTGCCTAAGATAGAACTCTTAGTCTTGTTTTTGAGTTTGAAAGAATTGCTTTTTCTTTTCTTGCTATCTGTtggaattatttatttataaggaTCTATTTTGTTTTATAGATAATTCAATTTAGAACATAAAGCAATTTTATTTAAGTTTAAatttgttgttttatttgatttctaGTTTGAAAATCATCCTTCTTTTTTAATATGTTAATTTTATAAGCCACATCTTATACGCAAACTCAAGTTCTTGGAATTTTTAAAGAATTTATGGCTCATAGAATGaaaaagtatatatatttatgtacataataataatactgcttatacaaaaaaaagaaaaaactaactTTGTGCTCAGACTTCATTCATTTGTACAATAAATAAGAATAAGTACATTATACATTGAGATAACTAGTCAAAGTACAATATCTATATGAAGAGAAATTGTCTAGATTGATTTTGTTTCAATGTTTGAACTTGATCCTCTTTTTTTGCTTCAGTGTTTGATTTTGCCACTCATTTTTGCCCCATTGCTTGGTCTTGCTTTGTTATTTCTAGTTTGTTCTCTACCTGTCATTGTAGTAAACTTGTCATTATGTATTAAACAATGCAATTTAATAACACTTGTAATCTGAATTAGTTACAGTAAATGCAATATAAACTAGTTCAATTTTATCCTATAAAATAATCATAGCATAACACTATTTGTAAATCCAGTTACAGTATCCTAATTAATATTTGATCACCTCATTGAGAGGTAAATGAATCATAAACCAACACAAATAAATGGATGCAGCAAACTGAAATTTAAATATCTAGCAAACAAGcaaagaaaatgatgaaatatcaaGATCATATGAATAAATTAACGGGAAAAAATAAATGCATGAAAAGGTTATAATTAGACACATGAAATCAGTAAACAAAATTCAAATAGGGAGAGACATACTACTAGAAGTTTAAAACTTTAGTATCAATTTAAAAATTAAGAGAAAGATCTACAGAGGCATAATATTTCCACGAGACATCAAGGCACTTGACATTTTAACAAACACTTGGAGGGCATAATTTAGTTCTTCAAATAATTATGGTAAACAAGATGTAGAAACAACTAATTCTCCAAACAATTAActagaaaacaaatattttacctATTCGTGAATCTAGAGCTGGTATTTTCGATATGTATGCTGAAATTGTTATTTTGTGAATCGATGAACAACAA encodes:
- the LOC131642960 gene encoding protein FAR1-RELATED SEQUENCE 5-like, which translates into the protein MASISMESLGSSEDDEPTLNTTQGVHILKSVQTNQEVLNCDEEIKPKVGQLFDSLEDGEIFYKKYAHTVGFSVRCSSENKNKDGVVRWKYFVCSKEGYNPNVSKDKEVTESGVKLKRRSLTREGCEAKVAFKLLEGGKYELTRFQESHTHVLASPKKRQFLRSARKVNHIHKSIMYANSRANIGPSKTYHLLKEQLGGYENIGCTQRDLQNCFRDLKTLIKDSDAYVFIDNFKRKQEMNPSFYFAYEVDVEDRLKYVFWADGICRKNYSLFGDVMSFDTTYETNRFCMWHIMKKVSEKVGVSLNSNDDFNNKFKSCVWGSDTPDKFEATWKSIMIEFGLEKNEWLSHMYNIRNMWIPAYFRDIFLGGILRTTSRSESENSFYGNFLNPTIGLVEFWMRFESAIEAQRHKELLADNTSLHSLPILKLNRGLERHGRDIYTRENFYIFQNELWIGCIDCGVENINQKDGVDVLHIVDNSETNGKVSESFIGFDIPKEVKIHPPQISKTKGSGKRIKGGKEKAIEQQQKRSRLCKACGQYAYHDTRNCPTKSSA
- the LOC131643048 gene encoding protein FAR1-RELATED SEQUENCE 5-like → MASISMESLGSSEDDEPTLNTTQGVHILKSVQTNQEVLNCDEEIKPKVGQLFDSLEDGEIFYKKYAHTVGFSVRCSSENKNKDGVVRWKYFVCSKEGYNPNVSKDKEVTESGVKLKRRSLTREGCEAKVAFKLLEGGKYELTRFQESHTHVLASPKKRQFLRSARKVNHIHKSIMYANSRANIGPSKTYHLLKEQLGGYENIGCTQRDLQNCFRDLKTLIKDSDAYVFIDNFKRKQEMNPSFYFAYEVDVEDRLKYVFWADGICRKNYSLFGDVMSFDTTYETNRFCMWHIMKKVSEKVGVSLNSNDDFNNKFKSCVWGSDTPDKFEATWKSIMIEFGLEKNEWLSHMYNIRNMWIPAYFRDIFLGGILRTTSRSESENSFYGNFLNPTIGLVEFWMRFESAIEAQRHKELLADNTSLHSLPILKLNRGLERHGRDIYTRENFYIFQNELWIGCIDCGVENINQKDGVDVLHIVDNSETNGKVSESFIGFDIPKEVKIHPPQISKTKGSGKRIKGGKEKAIEQQQKRSRLCKACGQYAYHDTRNCPTKSSA